Proteins from a genomic interval of Leifsonia shinshuensis:
- a CDS encoding DUF3107 domain-containing protein — MEIRIGIVNAPRELSFESAQSAEELTEQIQAGLTSGTGILKLADDKGRVYIVPTAGIAYVEVGTEESRRIGFVG, encoded by the coding sequence GTGGAGATCCGCATCGGAATCGTCAACGCCCCCCGCGAGCTCAGCTTCGAGTCGGCCCAGTCGGCCGAGGAGCTCACCGAGCAGATCCAGGCCGGCCTCACCAGCGGCACCGGCATCCTCAAGCTCGCGGACGACAAGGGCCGCGTCTACATCGTCCCGACCGCGGGCATCGCCTACGTCGAGGTCGGCACGGAAGAGTCGCGGCGCATCGGCTTCGTCGGCTAG
- a CDS encoding ferritin-like fold-containing protein: MSTWFTRRRPAVELPRLSPRTPPATVRVDLHEVMPDLLPYLGQAAYLQLEQFQTLSRVAADTDSLAAKEVVSGAAGLALSKHQGIIAEIRRRGDEPAEVMRPFAEEIEGFRALLVGSDWRETLLAALMTGGLLDDFFIRLAGGLPGDVGPRIAHLLGSDSGQEGLLEVLRGEIAADAQLGSRLAMWGRRLVGDTLLVARSALHLSGNRADEERIEPIFTELIAAHTRRMDALGLTA, encoded by the coding sequence GTGTCAACGTGGTTCACCAGACGCCGGCCCGCGGTCGAGCTGCCCCGCCTGTCCCCGCGCACCCCTCCGGCGACGGTCAGGGTCGATCTGCACGAGGTGATGCCGGACCTGCTCCCGTACCTGGGGCAGGCGGCGTACCTGCAGCTGGAGCAGTTCCAGACGCTGTCCCGGGTGGCCGCTGACACCGACTCGCTGGCGGCCAAGGAGGTCGTCTCGGGCGCTGCGGGGCTCGCGCTGTCCAAGCACCAGGGCATCATCGCCGAGATCCGCCGGCGCGGTGACGAGCCGGCCGAGGTGATGCGCCCGTTCGCCGAGGAGATCGAGGGCTTCCGCGCGCTGCTGGTCGGCTCCGACTGGCGGGAGACGCTGCTGGCAGCGCTGATGACCGGCGGACTGCTCGACGACTTCTTCATCCGGCTCGCCGGCGGCCTGCCCGGCGACGTCGGACCGCGGATCGCGCACCTGCTGGGGTCGGACTCCGGTCAGGAGGGCCTCCTGGAGGTCCTGCGCGGCGAGATCGCTGCCGACGCGCAGCTCGGGTCGCGGTTGGCGATGTGGGGGCGCAGGCTGGTCGGCGACACCCTGCTGGTGGCGCGCTCGGCCCTGCACCTTTCGGGCAACCGCGCGGACGAGGAGCGGATCGAGCCGATCTTCACCGAGCTGATCGCTGCGCACACGCGCCGGATGGACGCGCTCGGGCTCACGGCGTAG
- a CDS encoding DEAD/DEAH box helicase produces the protein MTFSELNIDQDMVDALASKGIIEPFPIQSQTIPLALAGQDIIGQAKTGTGKTFGFGLPIIQRLGLNPEPGVQALVVVPTRELAVQVFEDLEQAASNRATAVTAIYGGKAYEGQIAQLKAGAQIVVGTPGRLLDLAGQRLLNLSHVKEMVLDEADKMLDLGFLSDIEKLFAQTPATRHTMLFSATMPGPIVALARRFMTRPIHIRASDPDEGQVQANIKHLIYRAHSLDKDEVVARILQAEGRGKTVIFTRTKRAAAKLVEELGDRGFNTAAVHGDLNQEQRERAMAAFKAGKKDVLIATDVAARGIDVDDVTHVINHTIPDDEKTYLHRAGRTGRAGKTGVAVTFVDWEDLHKWALINRALEFGQPEPTETYSSSPHLYSDLDIPEGAKGRLKTTPAVKAPETQDGARRDSSGPGAQGEGRSRNRRRRTRSGGSGQGQAEHGSAGAAAAGGEDKSPAAGTHDGGGSQHRDGNSAPRRRRRRSRGSSPATPAS, from the coding sequence GTGACTTTCTCTGAACTCAATATCGACCAGGACATGGTGGACGCCCTCGCCTCCAAGGGCATCATCGAGCCGTTCCCCATCCAGTCCCAGACCATCCCGCTCGCCCTCGCCGGCCAGGACATCATCGGCCAGGCCAAGACGGGCACCGGCAAGACCTTCGGCTTCGGCCTCCCGATCATCCAGCGGCTCGGCCTGAACCCGGAACCCGGAGTGCAGGCGCTCGTCGTCGTCCCGACCCGCGAGCTCGCCGTCCAGGTCTTCGAGGACCTGGAGCAGGCCGCCTCCAACCGCGCCACCGCCGTCACGGCGATCTACGGCGGCAAGGCCTACGAGGGCCAGATCGCCCAGCTCAAGGCCGGCGCCCAGATCGTCGTCGGCACGCCGGGCCGCCTGCTCGACCTCGCCGGCCAGCGCCTCCTCAACCTCTCCCACGTCAAGGAGATGGTGCTGGACGAGGCCGACAAGATGCTCGACCTCGGCTTCCTCTCCGACATCGAGAAGCTCTTCGCCCAGACCCCGGCGACGCGCCACACCATGCTGTTCTCGGCGACCATGCCCGGGCCGATCGTCGCGCTGGCCCGCCGCTTCATGACGCGCCCGATCCACATCCGCGCCAGCGACCCCGACGAGGGCCAGGTGCAGGCGAACATCAAGCACCTCATCTACCGCGCGCACTCGCTCGACAAGGACGAGGTCGTCGCCCGCATCCTCCAGGCCGAGGGCCGCGGCAAGACCGTGATCTTCACGCGCACCAAGCGCGCGGCCGCCAAGCTGGTCGAGGAGCTCGGCGACCGCGGCTTCAACACCGCGGCCGTGCACGGCGACCTCAACCAGGAGCAGCGCGAGCGCGCGATGGCGGCCTTCAAGGCCGGCAAGAAGGACGTGCTCATCGCCACCGACGTCGCCGCGCGCGGCATCGACGTGGACGACGTCACCCACGTCATCAACCACACCATCCCGGACGACGAGAAGACCTACCTGCACCGCGCCGGCCGCACCGGCCGCGCCGGCAAGACCGGCGTCGCCGTGACCTTCGTGGACTGGGAGGACCTGCACAAGTGGGCCCTCATCAACCGCGCTCTGGAGTTCGGCCAGCCCGAGCCGACCGAGACCTACTCGTCGTCGCCGCACCTCTACAGCGACCTCGACATCCCGGAGGGCGCGAAGGGCCGACTCAAGACGACCCCGGCGGTCAAGGCCCCGGAGACCCAGGACGGCGCGCGCCGCGACTCCAGCGGCCCCGGCGCCCAGGGCGAGGGCCGCTCGCGCAACCGCCGCCGCCGCACCCGCTCCGGCGGCTCCGGGCAGGGCCAGGCGGAGCACGGCTCGGCCGGCGCGGCCGCCGCGGGCGGCGAGGACAAGTCCCCCGCGGCCGGCACGCACGACGGCGGCGGCTCGCAGCACCGCGACGGCAACAGCGCCCCGCGCCGGCGCCGTCGCCGTTCGCGCGGCAGCTCCCCCGCGACGCCCGCGAGCTGA
- a CDS encoding PHP domain-containing protein, with amino-acid sequence MADARRFRGPVDLHTHSSVSDGTETPAELVRAAAAAGLGTVALTDHDSTAGWAAAAAAGAEAGVTVIPGMELSTRVEFASVHMLGYLFDPTDEALVAETLRIREGRMRRAEDMVRRIAEDYEITWADVLAQATEGATVGRPHIADALVARGLAADRSAAFAGILHWRSGYFQPHYAPDPMTGIRLIRGAGGVPVLAHPATSSRGVIPEQRLRRLVDAGLFGLELDHRENRPEGVAELRGYAAKFGLQITGSSDYHGSGKPNRLGENTTDPAVVDLMIEEATGAAPFYA; translated from the coding sequence ATGGCTGATGCGCGACGGTTCCGCGGTCCCGTCGACCTCCACACGCACTCCAGCGTGTCGGACGGCACGGAGACCCCCGCCGAGCTGGTGCGCGCCGCGGCGGCCGCCGGGCTCGGCACGGTCGCGCTCACGGACCACGACTCGACGGCGGGCTGGGCCGCGGCGGCGGCCGCCGGGGCCGAGGCGGGGGTCACCGTCATCCCCGGCATGGAGCTGTCCACCCGTGTGGAGTTCGCCAGCGTGCACATGCTCGGCTACCTGTTCGACCCGACGGACGAGGCGCTCGTCGCCGAGACGCTCCGGATCCGCGAGGGCCGCATGCGCCGGGCGGAGGACATGGTGCGCCGCATCGCGGAGGACTACGAGATCACCTGGGCCGACGTGCTCGCGCAGGCCACAGAGGGCGCGACGGTCGGCCGGCCGCACATCGCCGACGCGCTCGTCGCGCGCGGGCTGGCCGCCGACCGCAGCGCCGCGTTCGCGGGCATCCTGCACTGGCGCAGCGGCTACTTCCAGCCGCACTACGCGCCGGACCCGATGACCGGCATCCGGCTGATCCGCGGCGCCGGGGGCGTGCCGGTGCTGGCGCACCCGGCGACCAGCAGCCGCGGCGTCATCCCGGAGCAGCGGCTGCGCCGCCTCGTCGACGCCGGGCTGTTCGGGCTGGAGCTCGACCACCGGGAGAACCGGCCGGAGGGGGTGGCCGAGCTGCGCGGCTACGCGGCGAAGTTCGGCCTGCAGATCACCGGCTCCAGCGACTACCACGGGTCGGGCAAGCCCAACCGGCTGGGCGAGAACACCACCGATCCCGCCGTGGTGGATCTGATGATCGAAGAAGCGACAGGCGCGGCGCCTTTCTACGCCTGA
- a CDS encoding aminopeptidase P family protein has protein sequence MSSENTTAPAVAPSSDTAGEAPRATANRSTTPGSENFREYIGSNWAERPETVPAAREQAAYAAARRARVSELFPGKRLIIPAGRLKQRSNDTDYPFRAHSAFTHLTGWGSDAEPGSVLVLEPNGDGHVATLYFRERAGRDSDEFYANPEIGEFWIGPRPSLAQVAGDLGLPTRGIADVEDVLDAVDAATLVLREADPELTDRVDAARLVLAAEADAESDAEAGDAAFDPEDHGDDDRLARDLSELRLVKDAYEVAELRSAIAATAAGFDDVIADLPRIVAHPRGERIVEGVFNTRARLDGNAVGYDTIAASGPHACILHWTRNDGPVVPGDLILIDAGVEVDSLYTADITRTLPIDGAFTETQRLVYETVREAADAAFAIVRPGIRFREIHAAAMAVIARRTAEWGLLPVTAEEALQADNQQHRRYMVHGTSHHLGLDVHDCAQARRELYLDGVLEPGMTFTIEPGLYFQPDDLTVPERFRGIGVRIEDNILVTADGAENLSIALPRTADDVEAWVRRLSAR, from the coding sequence ATGTCGTCCGAGAACACCACCGCGCCCGCCGTCGCCCCATCCAGCGACACGGCAGGCGAGGCGCCCCGCGCCACCGCGAACCGGTCCACCACCCCCGGGTCGGAGAACTTCCGCGAATACATCGGCAGCAACTGGGCCGAGCGCCCCGAGACCGTCCCCGCCGCCCGCGAGCAGGCCGCCTACGCCGCCGCCCGGCGCGCCCGCGTGTCCGAGCTCTTCCCCGGCAAGCGCCTGATCATCCCGGCCGGCCGGCTCAAGCAGCGCTCGAACGACACCGACTACCCGTTCCGGGCGCACTCGGCGTTCACGCACCTCACCGGCTGGGGCTCCGACGCCGAGCCCGGCAGCGTGCTCGTCCTGGAGCCGAACGGGGACGGCCACGTCGCGACCCTGTACTTCCGCGAGCGCGCCGGCCGCGACTCCGACGAGTTCTACGCGAACCCGGAGATCGGCGAGTTCTGGATCGGCCCGCGCCCGTCGCTCGCGCAGGTCGCCGGCGACCTCGGCCTCCCGACCCGCGGCATCGCCGACGTGGAGGACGTGCTCGACGCGGTCGACGCCGCCACGCTCGTGCTGCGCGAGGCCGACCCCGAGCTGACCGACCGGGTGGACGCCGCCCGCCTGGTGCTCGCCGCCGAGGCCGACGCGGAGTCAGACGCAGAGGCCGGCGATGCCGCGTTCGACCCCGAGGACCACGGCGACGACGACCGCCTCGCCCGCGACCTCTCCGAGCTGCGCCTCGTCAAGGACGCCTACGAGGTCGCCGAGCTGCGCAGCGCGATCGCCGCGACGGCCGCCGGGTTCGACGACGTGATCGCCGACCTCCCGCGCATCGTCGCCCACCCGCGCGGGGAGCGCATCGTGGAGGGCGTCTTCAACACGCGCGCCCGCCTGGACGGCAACGCGGTGGGCTACGACACCATCGCCGCGAGCGGCCCGCACGCCTGCATCCTGCACTGGACCCGCAACGACGGACCCGTGGTGCCGGGCGACCTCATCCTGATCGACGCCGGCGTGGAGGTCGACAGCCTCTACACCGCCGACATCACGCGCACGCTCCCGATCGACGGCGCCTTCACCGAGACCCAGCGCCTCGTGTACGAGACGGTGCGGGAGGCCGCGGACGCCGCTTTCGCGATCGTTCGGCCCGGCATCCGCTTCCGCGAGATCCACGCGGCCGCGATGGCGGTCATCGCACGGCGGACGGCCGAGTGGGGGCTGCTGCCGGTGACCGCCGAGGAGGCGCTGCAGGCCGACAACCAGCAGCACCGCCGCTACATGGTGCACGGCACCAGCCACCACCTGGGCCTGGACGTGCACGACTGCGCGCAAGCGCGCCGCGAGCTCTACCTCGACGGCGTGCTGGAGCCCGGCATGACCTTCACGATCGAGCCGGGCCTCTACTTCCAGCCCGACGACCTGACGGTGCCGGAGCGGTTCCGCGGCATCGGCGTGCGGATCGAGGACAACATCCTCGTCACGGCGGACGGCGCGGAGAACCTCTCCATCGCCCTCCCCCGCACGGCCGACGACGTCGAGGCGTGGGTGCGGCGGCTCAGCGCCCGCTGA
- a CDS encoding general stress protein, producing the protein MTTPSPLGGRNRTLFPTMPRGEIVAAYETYVDAQQAVDVLARADFPVDKVSIVGSDLKSVERVTGKLTWGRVALAGAASGAWLGIFFGLLLLIFSPTVSYAFVIAAVLIGAGFGMLFGIVSYAINRRRRDYTSVMQVIATSYSVLVDSDLVNRARNLLGGVADVQAAPGGWAPPAHPSDPPPAQPVQPPAQPEPPADDQQPPAPPAS; encoded by the coding sequence ATGACCACACCCAGCCCGCTCGGCGGACGAAACCGGACGCTCTTCCCGACCATGCCCCGGGGAGAGATCGTGGCTGCCTACGAGACGTACGTCGACGCCCAGCAGGCCGTCGACGTGCTGGCGCGCGCCGACTTCCCCGTCGACAAGGTCTCGATCGTCGGCAGCGACCTCAAGAGCGTGGAGCGCGTGACCGGCAAGCTCACCTGGGGCAGGGTCGCGCTCGCCGGCGCCGCCTCCGGAGCGTGGCTCGGCATCTTCTTCGGGTTGCTGCTGCTCATCTTCTCGCCGACCGTCAGCTACGCGTTCGTCATCGCGGCCGTGCTCATCGGCGCCGGCTTCGGCATGCTGTTCGGCATCGTCTCGTACGCGATCAACCGGCGCCGCCGGGACTACACGTCGGTGATGCAGGTCATCGCGACCAGCTACTCCGTGCTGGTGGACTCCGACCTGGTCAACCGGGCGCGCAACCTGCTCGGCGGCGTCGCCGACGTGCAGGCCGCGCCGGGCGGCTGGGCGCCGCCGGCGCACCCGTCCGACCCGCCGCCCGCGCAGCCGGTCCAGCCTCCGGCGCAGCCGGAGCCGCCCGCGGACGACCAGCAGCCGCCGGCGCCTCCCGCGTCGTAG
- a CDS encoding magnesium transporter MgtE N-terminal domain-containing protein encodes MSTRIFVARLAGTSVFDPVGDRVGKVRDVLVVYRKDDPPSVVGLIVEIPGKRRVFLSIGRVTSISTGQIITNGLINVRRFEQRGGEVRVIAELLGRKVVFADGTGEATIEDVAIQESATGEWAVSQLFVRRPKSGASPFGKGQTTFVAWNEVREKQARGEAQSAEQLIAAYSELKPADLANTLLDLPQQRMLEVAEELPDDRLADVLEEMPESEQVQILAKLDDDRAADVLDQMQPDDAADLIAQLSDERGEHLLELMEPEEADDVRMLLSYAPDTAGGLMTTEPIIVSADATVAEGLALIRRHELAPALGAAVCVTLPPYEAPTGRFLGIVHFQRMLRYPPHVRLGTLLDPSLEPVTADTSAAEVSRILASYNLVSVPVVDEKHRLVGVVTIDDVLDYLLPDDWRSQDEDEPVKAPSDETGSIRIVNGRRGGHRTS; translated from the coding sequence GTGAGCACCCGCATCTTCGTCGCCCGGTTGGCAGGCACCAGCGTGTTCGATCCGGTCGGCGACCGGGTCGGCAAGGTGCGCGACGTGCTCGTGGTGTACCGCAAGGACGACCCGCCGAGCGTCGTGGGCCTCATCGTGGAGATCCCGGGCAAGCGCAGGGTCTTCCTGTCGATCGGGCGGGTGACCAGCATCTCCACCGGCCAGATCATCACCAACGGACTCATCAACGTGCGCCGGTTCGAGCAGCGCGGCGGCGAGGTCAGGGTGATCGCGGAGCTCCTCGGCCGCAAGGTGGTCTTCGCCGACGGCACCGGCGAGGCGACGATCGAGGATGTCGCCATCCAGGAGTCCGCCACCGGCGAGTGGGCCGTGAGCCAGCTCTTCGTCCGCCGGCCGAAGTCGGGCGCCTCCCCGTTCGGGAAGGGCCAGACCACGTTCGTCGCCTGGAACGAGGTGCGCGAGAAGCAGGCCCGCGGCGAGGCGCAGTCCGCCGAGCAGCTCATCGCGGCGTACTCCGAGCTGAAGCCGGCCGACCTCGCGAACACTCTGCTCGACCTCCCGCAGCAGCGCATGCTGGAGGTCGCGGAGGAGCTGCCGGACGACCGGCTCGCCGACGTGCTCGAGGAGATGCCGGAGAGCGAGCAGGTGCAGATCCTCGCGAAGCTCGACGACGACCGCGCCGCCGACGTGCTCGACCAGATGCAGCCGGACGACGCCGCGGACCTCATCGCCCAGCTCTCCGACGAGCGCGGCGAGCACCTCCTGGAGCTCATGGAGCCGGAGGAGGCGGACGACGTCCGCATGCTGCTGAGCTACGCACCGGACACCGCGGGCGGCCTGATGACGACCGAGCCGATCATCGTCTCGGCCGACGCCACCGTGGCGGAGGGGCTGGCCCTCATCCGCCGGCACGAGCTCGCCCCGGCGCTCGGTGCCGCCGTCTGCGTGACGCTGCCGCCCTACGAGGCGCCGACCGGGCGGTTCCTCGGCATCGTGCACTTCCAGCGGATGCTGCGCTACCCGCCGCACGTCCGGCTCGGCACCCTGCTCGACCCGAGCCTGGAGCCGGTGACCGCCGACACCTCCGCGGCGGAGGTCTCCCGCATCCTCGCCAGCTACAACCTAGTCTCCGTCCCGGTCGTGGACGAGAAGCACCGGCTCGTCGGGGTGGTGACGATCGACGACGTCCTCGACTACCTGCTCCCCGACGACTGGCGAAGTCAGGACGAGGACGAGCCGGTGAAGGCGCCGTCCGACGAGACCGGCAGTATCCGCATCGTGAACGGAAGGAGGGGCGGACATCGCACGAGTTAG
- a CDS encoding DUF1003 domain-containing protein produces the protein MARVRQDASLDAPKGLRTSVIPRRNPLEQNDRFGRFTEWIARAMGTPWFILGLTVFVAAWMLWNTLLPNAWRFDSAALGFIALTLVLSLQASYAAPLILLAQNRQDDRDRVQIEQDRQRAERNLADTEYLAREVVALRLAVRDMATKDFIRAELRALLEDLEKGEPAENGRARA, from the coding sequence ATCGCACGAGTTAGGCAGGACGCGAGCCTCGACGCCCCCAAGGGCCTCCGCACGTCGGTGATCCCCCGCCGCAACCCGTTGGAGCAGAACGACCGGTTCGGCCGGTTCACGGAGTGGATCGCGCGGGCGATGGGCACACCGTGGTTCATCCTCGGGCTGACCGTCTTCGTCGCGGCCTGGATGCTGTGGAACACGCTCCTGCCGAACGCCTGGCGGTTCGACTCGGCGGCGCTCGGCTTCATCGCGCTGACCCTGGTGCTGTCGCTGCAGGCGTCGTACGCCGCGCCGCTCATCCTGCTCGCCCAGAACCGGCAGGACGACCGCGACCGCGTCCAGATCGAGCAGGACAGGCAGCGCGCGGAGCGCAACCTGGCCGACACCGAGTACCTGGCGCGCGAGGTCGTCGCCCTGCGGCTCGCGGTCAGGGACATGGCCACGAAGGACTTCATCCGCGCCGAGCTGCGTGCGCTGCTGGAGGACCTGGAGAAGGGCGAGCCGGCCGAGAACGGACGTGCGCGTGCCTGA
- a CDS encoding P-loop NTPase, translating into MPEAGAGPDATAELIQRALSGVLDPEIRKPVTELDMIGGVEVSPEGHATVKVKLTIVGCPAADRIERDVHAAAASVPGVSAVTVDVSVMTPAERAALTEKLRGGRAARAQQFGPDSLTRVYAVTSGKGGVGKSTLTANLAVALAERGLRVGLVDADVHGFSIPGLLGLTDADGAAVRPTRVDDMILPPVAYGVKVISIGMFVDSSSAAVAWRGPMLHRTIQQFLGDVFFGDLDVLLLDLPPGTGDVAISVGQLLPQAEVLVITTPQPAAADVAERSGVVARQTGQRIVGVIENMAGLVQPDGSVLELFGSGGGAEVARRLSAGQEAPVPLLASVPLSVPLRTGGDTGAPIVVTDPQDPAAAAIRAVAAGLAVRPRDLPRRKLPLSTR; encoded by the coding sequence GTGCCTGAGGCCGGCGCCGGTCCCGACGCGACCGCTGAGCTGATCCAGCGCGCCCTCTCCGGCGTCCTCGACCCCGAGATCCGAAAGCCCGTCACCGAGCTGGACATGATCGGCGGGGTGGAGGTCTCCCCCGAGGGGCACGCCACCGTGAAGGTGAAGCTCACGATCGTCGGCTGCCCGGCCGCCGACCGGATCGAGCGGGACGTCCACGCCGCCGCGGCCTCCGTGCCGGGTGTCAGCGCCGTGACCGTCGACGTTTCGGTGATGACGCCCGCCGAGCGTGCCGCGCTCACCGAGAAGCTGCGCGGCGGACGCGCGGCCCGTGCGCAGCAGTTCGGCCCCGACTCGCTGACCCGCGTCTACGCCGTCACGAGCGGCAAGGGCGGGGTGGGCAAGTCCACACTGACCGCCAACCTCGCCGTCGCGCTCGCCGAGCGCGGCCTCCGGGTCGGCCTGGTGGATGCCGACGTGCACGGTTTCTCGATCCCCGGCCTGCTCGGGCTGACCGACGCGGACGGCGCGGCGGTGCGGCCGACGCGCGTGGACGACATGATCCTGCCGCCGGTCGCGTACGGCGTGAAGGTGATCTCGATCGGCATGTTCGTGGACTCCTCCTCGGCCGCCGTCGCGTGGCGCGGCCCGATGCTGCACCGGACGATCCAGCAGTTCCTCGGCGACGTGTTCTTCGGCGACCTCGACGTGCTGCTCCTCGACCTGCCGCCCGGCACCGGCGACGTGGCGATCTCGGTCGGGCAGCTGCTGCCGCAGGCCGAGGTGCTCGTGATCACCACGCCCCAGCCGGCCGCGGCCGACGTGGCCGAGCGCAGCGGCGTGGTCGCCCGCCAGACCGGCCAGCGGATCGTCGGCGTCATCGAGAACATGGCCGGCCTCGTGCAGCCCGACGGCAGCGTCCTGGAGCTGTTCGGCTCCGGCGGCGGCGCCGAGGTCGCCCGCCGGCTCTCGGCGGGTCAGGAGGCCCCGGTCCCGCTGCTGGCCAGCGTGCCGCTCAGCGTCCCGCTGCGGACGGGAGGCGACACCGGAGCGCCCATCGTGGTCACCGACCCGCAGGACCCGGCCGCCGCCGCGATCCGCGCCGTCGCCGCGGGCCTCGCCGTGCGCCCGCGCGACCTCCCCCGCCGCAAGCTGCCGCTGTCCACCCGCTAG
- a CDS encoding pyridoxal phosphate-dependent decarboxylase family protein: MTSFDRNAILARLAALRAADAPTHGGHVLSYVYDSGIAELDELAAAAVRMVQPVNGLDPTTFTSVAVMEREVLGFARELLHGGDDVVGSVTSGGTESCLLAVKTAREAWRARGAAGVPRILAPVTVHAAFHKAAEYFGLDLDLVPVDPDTGRLDAQRLIERLAPDVALAVVSAPSYPYGSLDPVEEVAAACEEAGVDLHVDACIGGWILPFWREPDGSAPAPWDFRVSGVTSLSADLHKFGYAPKGASVLLQRGRDRQRLQYFATTGWPGYPVVNPTLLGSKSAGALAASWAIIQALGARGFASLAEACLRATRTLADIVRDIDGLRVVGAPTGPLLAVAADDSLPEERRVDPHHWADRARRRGWHLQLQPGLTQPDGTHLPHTTHLTITPVTRDRLDELEAALRASADEVRGVAPVDPAVALAALPPVGDRALDSDTAAALLRAAGIAGDAPGLPDEQAPLLALIEALPRPVTERLLVELLGRLVEPT, encoded by the coding sequence ATGACGTCGTTTGACCGGAACGCCATCCTGGCCAGGCTCGCCGCCCTGCGGGCCGCGGACGCGCCGACGCACGGCGGGCACGTGCTGAGCTACGTCTACGACTCCGGGATCGCCGAGCTCGACGAGCTGGCCGCCGCCGCCGTGCGGATGGTCCAGCCGGTCAACGGGCTCGACCCCACCACGTTCACGTCGGTCGCGGTGATGGAGCGCGAAGTCCTCGGCTTCGCCCGCGAGCTGCTGCACGGCGGCGACGACGTGGTCGGCTCGGTGACCTCCGGCGGCACCGAGTCGTGCCTGCTGGCGGTCAAGACGGCGCGGGAGGCCTGGCGGGCGCGCGGAGCCGCCGGCGTGCCGCGGATCCTCGCCCCGGTGACCGTCCACGCGGCCTTCCACAAGGCGGCGGAGTACTTCGGACTCGACCTCGACCTGGTGCCCGTGGACCCGGACACCGGCCGGCTGGACGCGCAGCGCCTGATCGAACGCCTCGCCCCCGACGTGGCGCTCGCGGTCGTCTCCGCGCCCTCGTACCCCTACGGCTCGCTCGACCCGGTCGAGGAGGTAGCGGCGGCCTGCGAGGAGGCGGGCGTCGACCTGCACGTGGACGCCTGCATCGGCGGCTGGATCCTGCCGTTCTGGCGCGAACCGGACGGGTCCGCGCCGGCGCCGTGGGACTTCCGCGTGAGCGGGGTGACGAGCTTGTCGGCCGACCTGCACAAGTTCGGCTACGCGCCGAAGGGGGCGAGCGTGCTGCTGCAGCGGGGCCGCGACCGGCAGCGCCTGCAGTACTTCGCGACGACCGGCTGGCCGGGGTACCCCGTGGTGAACCCGACGCTGCTCGGCTCGAAGTCGGCGGGAGCGCTCGCGGCGTCCTGGGCGATCATCCAGGCGCTCGGGGCCCGCGGCTTCGCCTCCCTCGCGGAGGCGTGCCTGCGCGCGACGCGCACCCTCGCGGACATCGTGCGCGACATCGACGGGCTGCGGGTGGTGGGCGCGCCGACCGGTCCGCTGCTCGCCGTTGCCGCCGACGACTCCCTGCCGGAGGAGCGCAGGGTCGACCCGCACCACTGGGCCGACCGGGCCAGGAGGCGCGGCTGGCACCTCCAACTCCAGCCCGGGCTCACCCAGCCCGACGGCACCCACCTGCCGCACACCACGCACCTGACGATCACGCCGGTGACGCGCGACCGCCTGGACGAGCTGGAGGCCGCGCTGCGGGCGTCGGCGGACGAGGTGCGCGGCGTCGCACCGGTGGACCCCGCCGTCGCGCTGGCGGCGCTGCCGCCGGTGGGCGATCGGGCGCTGGACTCCGACACCGCCGCAGCGCTGCTGCGCGCCGCCGGGATCGCCGGCGACGCCCCCGGCCTCCCCGACGAGCAGGCGCCGCTCCTGGCGCTGATCGAGGCGCTGCCGCGCCCGGTCACCGAACGGCTCCTCGTCGAGCTCCTGGGCCGCCTCGTCGAGCCCACCTAG